A window from Synechococcus sp. RSCCF101 encodes these proteins:
- a CDS encoding sigma-70 family RNA polymerase sigma factor produces the protein MASSLSVFLGEIGRHQLLTPEQELTLGRKVQAMMTLREQWAAGSVGTADATAPEHDPSPQERRTLRLGERAKHQMITANLRLVVNLAKRYQGKGLDLLDLIQEGTLGLTRAVEKYDPTRGHRFSTYAYWWIRQGLNRALSTQSRTIRIPVNVNEKLTRMRAAKARLMQEHGASPTPEQLAGALNLPLADVEDLLACELRSVTVSLQGVVKSKSDPSELVDVLPSEEMPPLERAELDERSASAWKLLDQSNLTPKERTVVMLRFGLDGSNEWRTLAEVARQMGCSREYCRQVVQRALRKLRKSAIQDGLAEIALD, from the coding sequence ATGGCGAGTTCTCTGAGTGTGTTCCTGGGCGAGATCGGCCGCCATCAACTGCTCACGCCCGAACAGGAGCTCACCCTCGGCCGCAAGGTGCAGGCGATGATGACGCTGCGCGAACAGTGGGCTGCCGGCAGCGTCGGCACCGCGGATGCAACGGCTCCCGAGCACGACCCCAGCCCGCAGGAACGCCGCACCCTGCGCCTGGGCGAGCGGGCCAAACACCAGATGATCACTGCCAACCTGCGGCTGGTTGTGAATCTGGCCAAGCGCTACCAGGGCAAGGGTCTGGATCTGCTGGACCTGATCCAGGAGGGCACGCTCGGCCTCACACGTGCGGTGGAGAAATATGACCCCACCCGCGGCCATCGCTTCAGTACTTATGCCTACTGGTGGATCCGTCAGGGTCTGAATCGCGCCCTGTCCACTCAGAGCCGCACCATCCGCATTCCGGTCAACGTCAACGAGAAACTCACCCGCATGCGCGCGGCCAAGGCCCGGCTGATGCAGGAGCACGGCGCGTCCCCCACTCCCGAGCAGCTGGCCGGCGCCCTCAACCTGCCACTCGCGGATGTGGAGGATCTGCTGGCCTGTGAGTTGCGCAGCGTCACCGTCAGCCTGCAGGGGGTGGTGAAGTCGAAATCGGACCCGTCCGAGCTGGTGGATGTGCTCCCCAGTGAGGAGATGCCGCCACTGGAGCGGGCCGAACTCGACGAACGCAGCGCCTCGGCCTGGAAGCTGCTCGACCAGTCGAACCTCACACCGAAGGAACGCACCGTGGTGATGCTGCGCTTCGGGCTGGACGGCAGCAATGAGTGGCGCACCCTGGCGGAGGTGGCCCGGCAGATGGGCTGCAGCCGCGAATACTGCCGCCAGGTGGTGCAGCGAGCCCTGCGCAAGCTGCGCAAATCCGCCATCCAGGACGGACTGGCCGAGATCGCCCTCGACTGA
- a CDS encoding YkvA family protein yields MASSSRSSSAPPENGVVDAEVVDSSVVDEGVLWRVLRQAGRTLALPALECFEVMLDPATPPQVRLTMLAALTYLVMPLDLIPDFIPVGGFSDDLVALTALMSVWRGHLTPDIRRRARHRLDRWFPPTR; encoded by the coding sequence ATGGCCTCCTCCAGCCGTTCCAGTTCCGCTCCGCCCGAGAACGGTGTGGTGGATGCCGAAGTGGTGGACAGCAGCGTGGTGGACGAGGGCGTGCTCTGGCGCGTGCTGCGGCAGGCCGGCCGCACCCTCGCCCTGCCGGCCCTGGAGTGCTTCGAAGTGATGCTCGATCCGGCCACACCGCCCCAGGTGCGCCTGACCATGCTCGCGGCCCTCACCTATCTGGTGATGCCGCTGGATCTCATCCCGGATTTCATCCCGGTGGGGGGCTTCAGCGATGATCTGGTGGCCCTCACGGCACTGATGAGTGTCTGGCGGGGCCACCTGACCCCCGACATCCGCCGCCGGGCACGCCATCGGCTCGACCGCTGGTTTCCACCCACGCGCTGA
- a CDS encoding phosphate-starvation-inducible PsiE family protein: protein MAKILTVVMGVVIVASIVQLIVGVSTKLAQPDSATWLGDSLIKVLGDTLTILIALEVLQNITSYLRRHVVQVELVLVTALTAVARKVIVLPAGAEDKPALLGGLALATLALAAAYWLVRQPVLNPEATRPSRAASARSSLDRDPSAAHGGDDRH, encoded by the coding sequence GTGGCGAAGATCCTCACCGTGGTGATGGGGGTGGTGATCGTTGCCTCGATCGTGCAGCTGATCGTGGGGGTCAGCACCAAACTCGCCCAGCCCGACTCGGCCACCTGGCTCGGCGACAGCCTGATCAAGGTGCTGGGTGACACCCTCACCATCCTGATCGCCCTGGAGGTGCTCCAGAACATCACCAGCTACCTGCGCCGCCATGTGGTGCAGGTGGAGCTGGTGCTCGTCACCGCCCTCACCGCCGTGGCCCGGAAGGTGATCGTTCTCCCCGCCGGCGCCGAGGACAAACCGGCCCTGCTCGGTGGCCTGGCGCTGGCCACCCTGGCCCTTGCAGCGGCCTACTGGCTCGTGCGTCAGCCGGTGCTCAACCCGGAGGCCACTCGCCCGTCCAGAGCAGCGTCAGCCAGATCGTCCCTGGATCGGGATCCGTCCGCTGCACACGGTGGCGACGACCGGCACTGA
- a CDS encoding Nif11 domain/cupin domain-containing protein, translating into MAEEDLIRFLAKVASLQDLVRSLEAQPQRRQQLAACSHHNEVVQLARSWGFSIGTRWGDRGSDAVSAGQDNLLCSSCPAPGQERLDVLLHQPTWRLERIHSNGFSHPEDVWCEQQEHEWVLLLRGSARLRFADEAQERDLSAGDQLWISAGRRHRVQRTDPDPGTIWLTLLWTGEWPPG; encoded by the coding sequence GTGGCGGAAGAGGATCTGATTCGCTTCCTCGCCAAGGTGGCATCGCTGCAGGACCTGGTGCGCAGCCTGGAGGCGCAACCGCAGCGACGTCAGCAACTGGCCGCCTGCAGCCATCACAACGAGGTGGTGCAGCTGGCCCGGTCCTGGGGATTCAGCATCGGCACGCGCTGGGGCGATCGGGGCAGCGATGCCGTATCAGCCGGTCAGGACAATCTGTTGTGCTCCAGCTGCCCCGCGCCCGGGCAGGAGCGCCTGGATGTGCTCCTGCATCAGCCGACCTGGCGTCTCGAGAGGATCCACTCCAATGGCTTCAGCCACCCGGAGGATGTGTGGTGTGAGCAGCAGGAGCATGAGTGGGTGCTGCTGCTGCGGGGCAGCGCGCGTCTGCGCTTCGCGGATGAGGCGCAGGAGCGGGATCTGAGTGCCGGCGATCAGCTGTGGATCAGTGCCGGTCGTCGCCACCGTGTGCAGCGGACGGATCCCGATCCAGGGACGATCTGGCTGACGCTGCTCTGGACGGGCGAGTGGCCTCCGGGTTGA
- a CDS encoding c-type cytochrome: MRQPTRSLQSRLAGLLLIALLLLPIARPAAAVTPPSGQSLFQQHCAGCHINGGNIIRRGKTLKLNALERAGLADPQAIARVAAEGIGQMSGYGEVLGSGGAERVGEWVWQQAQNAWIQG, encoded by the coding sequence ATGCGGCAACCCACACGATCCCTCCAGAGCCGTCTTGCCGGACTGCTGCTGATCGCTCTGCTGTTGCTGCCGATCGCACGTCCCGCCGCTGCGGTGACGCCTCCATCGGGCCAGAGCCTGTTCCAGCAGCACTGTGCCGGTTGCCACATCAATGGCGGCAACATCATCCGGCGCGGCAAAACCCTCAAGCTCAACGCGCTTGAGCGGGCGGGGCTTGCCGACCCTCAGGCCATCGCCCGCGTGGCAGCCGAAGGCATCGGCCAGATGAGCGGCTATGGAGAGGTGCTCGGCAGCGGTGGCGCCGAACGTGTGGGGGAATGGGTGTGGCAGCAGGCTCAGAATGCCTGGATCCAGGGGTAG
- a CDS encoding YciI family protein: MARFVVWGRYCEGAIEKRTPFRQEHLDRLKTLKQEGSLITLGPTQDSSHLFAIFEAESREWVDALLRQDVYWRQGIWIELQVYPWIQAF; the protein is encoded by the coding sequence ATGGCGCGATTCGTTGTCTGGGGTCGCTACTGCGAGGGTGCGATCGAGAAGCGAACACCCTTCCGCCAGGAGCATCTCGATCGCCTCAAGACCCTCAAGCAGGAGGGTTCTCTGATCACCCTGGGCCCCACGCAGGACAGCAGCCACCTCTTCGCCATCTTCGAGGCGGAGAGCCGTGAGTGGGTGGATGCACTCCTGCGGCAGGATGTCTACTGGCGCCAGGGAATCTGGATCGAGCTGCAGGTCTACCCCTGGATCCAGGCATTCTGA
- a CDS encoding AbrB family transcriptional regulator, with protein sequence MLTGSDLLAKVKELGDVSKSELVRSCGYVSSKKDGSERLNFTAFYEALLEAKGVSLGGGAGAGIGKGGRKLSYVATVQGNGNLLIGKAYTALLDLKPGDEFEIKLGRKQIRLVPVGGTDEDEE encoded by the coding sequence ATGCTCACCGGCAGTGATCTTCTGGCCAAGGTCAAGGAGCTCGGCGATGTCTCCAAGTCTGAACTGGTCCGCTCCTGCGGCTACGTGTCCTCCAAGAAGGACGGCAGCGAGCGGTTGAACTTCACCGCCTTCTACGAGGCCCTGCTCGAGGCCAAGGGTGTGAGCCTCGGTGGCGGTGCAGGCGCCGGCATCGGCAAGGGCGGCCGCAAACTCAGCTACGTGGCCACCGTTCAGGGCAATGGCAATCTGCTCATCGGCAAGGCCTACACCGCCCTTCTGGATCTCAAGCCCGGCGACGAATTCGAGATCAAGCTCGGCCGCAAACAGATCCGTCTGGTGCCTGTGGGCGGCACCGACGAAGACGAGGAGTGA
- the trpA gene encoding tryptophan synthase subunit alpha yields MPFLMAGDPDLNVTADTLLALQRHGADLVELGIPYSDPLADGPVIQAAASRALKAGTTPARVLEMLASLRDQLRLPVVLFTYSNPLLNRGMERFCREAAEAGAAGLVVPDLPLEEADLLSPIAADHGLDLVLLVAPTTPVERLRRIAAASRGFLYLVSVTGVTGERAQLQQAVGDRVRQLKELSTIPVAVGFGISGPDQVQQVRDWGADGAIVGSALVRLMASAGQKAQPVAEAAGVFCGALRRALDDTATA; encoded by the coding sequence ATGCCGTTCCTCATGGCCGGCGACCCGGATCTGAACGTCACGGCCGACACCCTTCTGGCGCTGCAGCGTCATGGCGCTGATCTGGTGGAGCTCGGCATCCCCTACAGCGATCCTCTTGCCGATGGACCGGTGATTCAGGCTGCCGCCTCCCGCGCTCTGAAGGCTGGAACCACGCCCGCCAGGGTGCTGGAGATGCTGGCCTCGCTGCGTGATCAGCTGCGGCTGCCTGTGGTGTTGTTCACCTACAGCAATCCCCTGTTGAACCGGGGCATGGAACGCTTCTGCCGCGAGGCGGCCGAAGCCGGTGCCGCCGGGCTCGTGGTGCCCGATCTTCCCCTGGAGGAAGCGGACCTGCTCTCACCGATCGCTGCCGATCACGGACTTGATCTGGTGCTACTGGTTGCACCCACCACGCCGGTGGAACGCCTCCGGCGCATCGCGGCGGCCAGCCGCGGCTTCCTCTATCTCGTCAGCGTGACGGGAGTCACCGGTGAGCGGGCCCAGTTGCAGCAGGCCGTGGGCGATCGTGTGCGGCAGCTGAAAGAGCTCAGCACCATCCCAGTGGCTGTCGGGTTCGGCATCTCCGGCCCCGATCAGGTGCAGCAGGTGCGCGACTGGGGTGCCGATGGCGCGATTGTCGGCAGTGCCCTTGTGCGGTTGATGGCATCAGCCGGGCAGAAGGCCCAACCTGTTGCCGAGGCTGCTGGTGTGTTCTGTGGAGCGTTGCGGCGCGCGCTCGACGACACCGCAACGGCCTGA
- a CDS encoding DUF3007 family protein: MTRGRALLLGLAVFLLGAAGYGLFQRVGLEAAQAGIAAQAMLVLIVLGWTGTYLVRVVSGRMTFMEQRRRYRAGYDAATDDALMRRFEELSPEQQRELLEEVGQVDDADRAESAGL, encoded by the coding sequence ATGACGCGCGGACGGGCTCTGCTCCTCGGCCTGGCCGTATTCCTTCTGGGAGCGGCGGGCTATGGACTCTTCCAGCGCGTCGGGCTTGAGGCCGCTCAGGCGGGCATTGCCGCCCAGGCCATGCTGGTGCTGATCGTGCTCGGTTGGACCGGCACATACCTGGTGCGCGTCGTCAGCGGCCGCATGACCTTCATGGAGCAGCGGCGTCGCTATCGCGCCGGTTATGACGCCGCCACCGACGACGCATTGATGCGCCGCTTCGAAGAGCTCAGCCCGGAACAGCAGCGTGAACTGCTGGAGGAAGTGGGCCAGGTGGACGATGCTGACCGGGCCGAATCGGCCGGGCTCTGA
- the ndhL gene encoding NAD(P)H-quinone oxidoreductase subunit L yields the protein MTLPGFLSSISLESWLVIGAYLSLGGLYLVVVPLLLYVWMQRRWVVMSKLERLGVYGLVFLFFPGLIVFAPFLNFRLKGQGELS from the coding sequence ATGACTCTGCCCGGGTTTCTGAGCAGCATCAGCCTGGAGAGCTGGTTGGTGATCGGCGCCTATCTCAGCCTGGGCGGCCTCTATCTGGTGGTGGTGCCGCTGCTGCTCTACGTCTGGATGCAGCGACGCTGGGTGGTGATGAGCAAGCTTGAGCGTCTCGGCGTGTACGGGCTGGTGTTTCTGTTCTTCCCCGGCCTGATCGTCTTCGCTCCCTTCTTGAACTTCCGCCTCAAGGGTCAGGGCGAACTCTCATGA
- a CDS encoding DUF1651 domain-containing protein codes for MGQQGWLQHPTSTETKRFHRDTTHWTETPMVFIDSGRPLPGQPALLKSRSYVHRDEATALWQRLRRQGWKPVAPQWGESEEV; via the coding sequence ATGGGACAGCAAGGCTGGCTGCAGCACCCCACGAGCACGGAAACGAAACGCTTCCACCGCGACACGACGCACTGGACGGAGACCCCGATGGTCTTCATCGATTCAGGGCGACCTCTTCCTGGGCAGCCCGCTCTGCTGAAGAGCCGCTCCTACGTGCACCGCGATGAGGCCACCGCGCTCTGGCAGCGCCTGCGCCGACAGGGGTGGAAGCCGGTCGCACCCCAATGGGGCGAGTCCGAGGAGGTCTAG
- a CDS encoding EAL domain-containing protein, with amino-acid sequence MALARRLRTALRDHPLLTGLAVVSGAMLVSLGITIQSQRQLAQLTENLHRHLFTVSRSVWGIRAAIVEMHRDMKDVVLAENDAAIRDRANSVYELEGRVFGLSDVIEERFLGDLDKITSLRKAFADWRPIRQEVIALSLAGKREAAAALTKGKGREYINSLLLEMNDVQEFAEQQAATFLADSKRVQRRVEQRTTLFIVFFFALLSVWLWLLLRSLMLLRLDSARTQALLTIPRLSEGEHEQDFLQDGLEVAESLTGSTIGFLHFVNEDGHSIELITWSRRTLSGYCHAVHDAHYPVAEAGIWADAIRQKRPVVVNDYAKASHRRGLPEGHAHLARFLTVPVIEDGRVVMIAGVGNKPSGYKQSDVETMQLLFNQIWRAVQRKRTMALLAETAKDLKISAVAFEHTADGVMITDASNAIIKVNQSFCRITGYSEAEALGQKPSFLKSDRHDDVFYGQMWNDLQRHDQWQGEIWNRRKDGSLFAELLTINVVRDSANTKTGYVAVFTDISSLKQSEAMLYDMAHTHPLTRLPNRLMLKKRLEESLKRADREGRKVAVMFMDLDHFKSINDSLGHEVGDIVLLAVSDRMKALFRANDTLAHFGGDEFVAVLESIPDSDAVQIVVKKILSLYRDPVEVDGHQLFLTSSIGVSLYPDDGTTSEVLLQHADAAMYKAKESGGNAHRFFSREMAEHSARHLACSNAIRQSIQQQELELLYQPQIDLASNRIAGVEVLVRWHGALSSSISTRDFIDIAEQNGMIEEIGRWVLGEACRQGRIWLDQGIDVGLVAVNIAGPQIQSGQLLEVIDSVVAETGFPTSHLELEVNEDFIMTHPEEQVHTLRALRERGLNLSIDDFGTAYSSLAQLKRLPIDRLKIDQSFVMALPSSREDLAIVESILALAKAMDLTTVAEGVEDEAQARCLRERGCTVGQGYYFARPLSAGDFLAFLRRWPNESPLPAPAAAAGAGHPPESPAP; translated from the coding sequence ATGGCGCTGGCTAGGCGGCTGCGGACCGCGCTCCGCGATCATCCCCTGCTGACGGGCCTCGCCGTGGTGTCCGGAGCCATGCTCGTGTCGCTCGGGATCACGATCCAGTCGCAGCGGCAGCTGGCCCAGCTGACGGAGAACCTCCACCGCCACCTGTTCACGGTGAGTCGCAGTGTCTGGGGGATTCGGGCGGCGATCGTGGAGATGCACCGCGACATGAAGGATGTGGTGCTGGCCGAGAATGACGCGGCCATCCGTGACCGTGCGAACTCGGTTTATGAGCTTGAAGGCCGAGTCTTCGGTCTGTCTGATGTGATCGAGGAGCGCTTTCTCGGCGACCTCGACAAGATCACCAGCCTGAGGAAGGCGTTCGCTGACTGGCGACCGATTCGTCAGGAGGTGATTGCCCTCAGCCTCGCTGGCAAGCGGGAGGCGGCGGCGGCGCTCACGAAGGGAAAGGGCAGAGAGTACATCAACTCCTTGCTCCTGGAAATGAACGACGTTCAGGAGTTTGCCGAGCAGCAAGCTGCCACCTTCCTGGCTGATTCCAAGCGGGTGCAACGGAGGGTTGAACAACGCACCACGCTGTTCATCGTTTTCTTCTTCGCTCTGCTGAGCGTCTGGCTGTGGCTGTTGCTGCGCAGCCTGATGCTGCTGCGTCTCGACAGCGCCCGCACTCAGGCGCTGCTCACGATTCCCAGGCTTTCGGAAGGGGAGCACGAGCAGGATTTTCTCCAGGACGGCCTCGAGGTGGCCGAATCCCTCACCGGCAGCACCATCGGCTTCCTGCATTTCGTCAATGAAGACGGCCACTCGATCGAGCTGATCACCTGGTCTCGCCGCACGCTGTCGGGCTATTGCCACGCGGTGCATGACGCCCACTATCCCGTGGCGGAAGCCGGCATCTGGGCCGATGCGATCCGGCAGAAGCGGCCTGTGGTGGTGAACGACTACGCCAAAGCCAGCCATCGCAGGGGATTACCGGAGGGCCACGCCCACCTGGCTCGCTTCCTCACGGTTCCTGTGATCGAAGACGGACGCGTGGTGATGATCGCGGGAGTGGGCAACAAGCCCTCGGGCTACAAGCAGTCGGACGTGGAGACCATGCAGCTGCTGTTCAACCAGATCTGGCGCGCCGTCCAGCGGAAGCGCACCATGGCGTTGCTGGCCGAGACGGCCAAGGACCTGAAGATCTCAGCTGTGGCCTTCGAGCACACGGCCGACGGCGTGATGATCACCGATGCGAGCAATGCCATCATCAAGGTCAACCAGTCGTTCTGCCGGATCACGGGGTATTCGGAGGCCGAAGCGCTGGGTCAGAAGCCCAGCTTCCTGAAGTCGGATCGGCACGATGATGTGTTTTACGGCCAGATGTGGAACGATCTCCAACGCCACGACCAGTGGCAGGGCGAGATCTGGAACCGCCGCAAGGACGGCTCTCTCTTCGCCGAATTGCTGACCATCAACGTGGTGCGCGACAGCGCGAACACAAAAACCGGCTATGTGGCGGTGTTCACCGACATCTCCAGCCTCAAGCAGAGCGAGGCCATGCTCTACGACATGGCCCACACCCATCCGCTCACGCGTCTGCCGAACCGGCTGATGCTGAAGAAGCGGCTGGAGGAGAGCCTCAAACGGGCCGATCGGGAGGGCCGCAAGGTGGCGGTGATGTTCATGGACCTCGATCATTTCAAGAGCATCAACGACAGCCTCGGTCACGAGGTGGGTGACATCGTGCTGCTGGCTGTGTCCGATCGCATGAAGGCCCTGTTCCGCGCCAACGACACCCTGGCTCACTTCGGCGGTGATGAGTTCGTTGCCGTGCTCGAGTCGATTCCCGATAGTGATGCCGTGCAGATCGTGGTGAAGAAGATCCTCTCCCTCTACCGCGACCCGGTGGAGGTGGATGGCCACCAGCTCTTTCTCACCAGCTCCATCGGGGTCAGCCTCTATCCCGACGACGGCACCACGTCCGAGGTGCTGCTGCAGCACGCCGATGCGGCCATGTACAAGGCCAAGGAGAGCGGTGGCAATGCCCATCGCTTCTTCTCCCGCGAGATGGCCGAGCACTCGGCCCGCCACCTGGCCTGCTCCAACGCCATTCGCCAGTCGATCCAGCAGCAGGAGCTGGAGCTGCTCTACCAACCGCAGATCGATCTGGCCAGCAACCGCATCGCCGGCGTGGAGGTGCTGGTGCGCTGGCACGGCGCGCTGTCGTCCTCCATCAGCACCCGCGATTTCATCGACATCGCCGAGCAGAACGGCATGATCGAGGAGATCGGCCGCTGGGTGCTCGGCGAGGCCTGCCGGCAGGGCCGGATCTGGCTGGATCAGGGCATCGATGTCGGCCTGGTGGCGGTGAACATCGCCGGCCCGCAGATCCAGTCCGGCCAGCTGCTGGAGGTGATCGACAGCGTGGTGGCCGAAACAGGCTTCCCCACCTCCCATCTGGAACTGGAGGTGAACGAGGACTTCATCATGACCCACCCCGAGGAGCAGGTTCACACCCTGCGGGCCCTGCGGGAGCGGGGCCTCAACCTGTCGATCGATGATTTCGGCACGGCCTATTCCTCTCTCGCCCAGCTCAAGCGTCTGCCGATCGATCGCCTCAAGATTGATCAGTCGTTCGTGATGGCCCTGCCCAGCAGCCGCGAGGACCTGGCGATCGTGGAGTCGATCCTGGCCCTGGCCAAGGCGATGGATCTCACCACCGTGGCCGAGGGCGTGGAAGACGAGGCCCAGGCCCGGTGTCTGCGCGAGCGGGGCTGCACGGTGGGGCAGGGCTATTACTTCGCCCGACCGCTTTCCGCTGGCGATTTCCTGGCTTTTCTGCGGCGCTGGCCGAATGAGAGCCCGCTGCCGGCACCGGCTGCCGCGGCGGGCGCAGGCCATCCACCCGAGTCCCCGGCGCCCTGA